The following are encoded in a window of Candidatus Nanopelagicales bacterium genomic DNA:
- a CDS encoding ATP-binding cassette domain-containing protein, which translates to MTGAIEAEDLVKIYKAKRGSQEVRALDGVSLTVPEGTVLGLLGPNGAGKTTAVRILTTLLRPDGGHATVSGFDVVKQSKDVRRVIGLSGQYAAVDENLTGWENLYMFGRLYELPRAETKKRVGELLEQFNLTDAGGRTIKTYSGGMRRRLDLAGALIGNPHVLFLDEPTTGLDPRSRLAMWDVIRGLVREGTTLMLTTQYLEEADELADRIAVVDTGRIIAEGTADELKDQVGGERVEVILDDAGRLADAKAVLSTVSTGVVEIDERTRKIVSPTRGGSKRLLEAARILDDQGIEVEDIALRRPSLDDVFLKLTGHRAEELVSEDGDVA; encoded by the coding sequence ATGACTGGTGCGATTGAGGCCGAGGATCTGGTGAAGATCTACAAGGCAAAACGCGGCTCACAGGAGGTGCGTGCCCTCGATGGCGTGAGTCTGACTGTTCCCGAGGGAACAGTGCTCGGCCTGCTCGGACCAAACGGAGCGGGGAAAACGACTGCGGTCCGGATTCTCACGACGCTGCTGCGTCCCGACGGTGGTCACGCGACAGTTTCTGGTTTTGACGTGGTCAAGCAGTCGAAGGACGTTCGCCGAGTGATTGGTTTGTCGGGCCAATACGCCGCCGTCGACGAGAACCTGACCGGCTGGGAGAACCTCTACATGTTCGGGCGGCTCTACGAGTTGCCCAGGGCCGAGACCAAGAAGCGCGTCGGCGAGTTACTAGAGCAGTTCAACCTCACCGACGCCGGGGGGCGGACGATCAAGACGTATTCCGGCGGCATGCGGCGGCGACTCGACCTCGCGGGGGCGCTCATCGGTAATCCGCACGTGCTGTTCCTGGATGAGCCAACGACCGGGTTGGATCCGCGCAGTCGCTTGGCGATGTGGGATGTCATCAGGGGCCTTGTTCGGGAAGGGACGACGTTGATGCTGACGACCCAGTACCTCGAGGAGGCCGACGAGTTGGCTGACCGAATCGCCGTCGTCGATACCGGCCGAATCATCGCCGAAGGAACCGCCGATGAGCTGAAGGACCAGGTCGGGGGCGAACGCGTCGAGGTCATCCTCGACGACGCCGGACGGCTCGCCGACGCAAAAGCCGTGCTCAGCACAGTCAGTACCGGTGTAGTCGAAATCGATGAGCGAACCCGGAAGATCGTCTCGCCGACCCGGGGTGGCTCCAAACGGTTGTTGGAAGCAGCCAGGATCCTGGACGACCAGGGGATTGAGGTCGAGGACATCGCGTTGCGACGACCGAGTCTGGATGACGTGTTCCTGAAGCTAACCGGCCACCGGGCTGAAGAGCTTGTTTCAGAGGATGGGGACGTCGCGTGA
- a CDS encoding ABC transporter permease, translating into MSVLESGPVSDALVITWRNLKRIPRIPELAIFAILQSIMFVLLFAFVFGGAIPLPNGGNYKEFLMPGIFVQTIAFASATTAIGMADDMGKGLIDRFRSLPMARSAVLTGRTISDVIYQAGILVVLMLAGLAVGWRVNDGLVKFLLAVVLLLGFAYVMAWIGVWIGLAVPNTETAQQLTFVTIFPLTFVSNVFVPPASLPSILQPIAEWNPVSTLTASCRELFGNPNPNIGTGFPSQHPIEVTIAWSIVLIAIFAPLAVRKYRNTSR; encoded by the coding sequence GTGAGTGTGCTTGAGTCCGGTCCAGTCTCCGATGCGTTGGTCATTACCTGGCGCAACCTCAAACGGATTCCACGAATCCCAGAACTGGCGATCTTCGCGATCCTGCAATCCATCATGTTTGTGTTGTTGTTCGCGTTTGTGTTCGGCGGTGCCATCCCACTACCAAACGGTGGCAACTACAAGGAGTTCCTGATGCCAGGAATCTTCGTCCAGACGATTGCCTTCGCCTCTGCCACAACCGCCATCGGCATGGCCGATGACATGGGCAAAGGCCTGATCGACCGATTCCGGTCCTTGCCCATGGCCCGCTCGGCGGTACTCACCGGACGCACGATCTCCGACGTGATCTACCAAGCGGGCATCCTGGTCGTCCTCATGCTTGCGGGACTTGCCGTCGGTTGGCGGGTCAACGACGGGCTGGTTAAATTCCTGCTGGCCGTGGTGCTGCTGCTCGGATTCGCCTATGTCATGGCCTGGATCGGAGTGTGGATCGGCCTGGCTGTGCCAAATACGGAGACAGCCCAGCAACTGACCTTCGTCACGATCTTCCCACTGACATTCGTGTCCAACGTCTTCGTCCCACCGGCGTCCTTGCCGTCGATTCTGCAGCCGATCGCGGAGTGGAACCCGGTCAGCACATTGACAGCCTCCTGCCGAGAACTCTTCGGTAACCCGAATCCGAATATCGGGACAGGATTTCCGAGCCAGCACCCAATTGAGGTCACAATCGCGTGGTCGATCGTGCTGATCGCGATCTTCGCTCCGCTGGCCGTGCGGAAGTACCGCAACACCAGCCGGTAG
- a CDS encoding SRPBCC family protein, with amino-acid sequence MTDYMVIERRRTIAAPVSRITPLIIDFHGWSDWSPWEGIDPDMQREYTGPESGVGTHYEWSGNKKAGAGNMEITAVRPDAIELDLNFTRPFKSQGKTNFEFSADGDETTVTWQVHSPKTLMTRVVGIFMNFDKSVGGDLDRGLDKLKAEVEGKKA; translated from the coding sequence ATGACTGACTACATGGTTATTGAACGCCGACGCACCATCGCCGCACCCGTCTCGAGGATCACCCCACTGATCATTGATTTTCATGGCTGGAGCGACTGGTCACCCTGGGAGGGAATCGACCCGGACATGCAGCGGGAGTACACCGGTCCGGAGTCCGGGGTCGGCACCCACTATGAGTGGTCGGGGAACAAGAAAGCCGGTGCCGGGAACATGGAGATCACCGCCGTGCGTCCAGACGCGATCGAGCTTGACCTGAACTTCACCCGACCCTTCAAGTCACAGGGCAAGACGAACTTCGAGTTCTCCGCTGATGGCGACGAGACCACCGTGACGTGGCAGGTACACAGCCCCAAGACGCTCATGACCCGTGTGGTCGGGATCTTCATGAACTTCGACAAGTCAGTCGGCGGCGACTTGGATCGAGGCCTGGACAAGCTCAAGGCCGAGGTTGAGGGCAAAAAGGCCTAA